A genomic stretch from Scomber scombrus chromosome 8, fScoSco1.1, whole genome shotgun sequence includes:
- the foxe3 gene encoding forkhead box protein E3 → MNLANYSYFSGMCNMTAETQHSPAEASPVVMSPNVSLDSPLPPPPLMLQARSKDNILIKSEPRGNSPNTEDGATLGQTEEHLPTGSRRRKRPVQRGKPPYSYIALIAMAIANSPERKLTLGGIYKFIMERFPFYRENSKKWQNSIRHNLTLNDCFVKIPREPGRPGKGNYWTLDPAAEDMFDNGSFLRRRKRFKRTDVSTYPGYMQSSSAFTPTPMGRPSYPNTLYAGIGSGYGSQLAATSPHPAMLHHYQTSAGVGQGQPRMFSIDNIISQQSAVQSGPGGELNTQALGLGAGDLGTMTSSCSVTGTDPSACFQTQTANPSANMLSRNSGNIPSNLAAGYPYSSSASPPNLPTMTQSGFSPGSSQVYCSGNRLSLPALRPGSCAEHTEQLLGLSSPMNSYNNSYMRQANFASGLERYM, encoded by the coding sequence atgaatCTGGCAAATTATTCTTACTTCTCTGGCATGTGCAACATGACCGCAGAGACGCAGCACTCGCCTGCCGAGGCCAGTCCTGTCGTCATGTCTCCAAATGTCAGCTTGGACTCGCCGCTGCCTCCGCCGCCTCTGATGCTGCAGGCCCGGTCAAAGGACAATATTTTGATCAAGTCTGAGCCCAGGGGAAACAGCCCAAACACTGAGGACGGAGCCACTCTGGGTCAGACTGAGGAGCACCTGCCCACCGGGAGCCGCCGGAGGAAGAGGCCCGTCCAGAGGGGGAAACCTCCCTACAGCTACATCGCTCTCATTGCCATGGCCATTGCCAACTCCCCCGAGAGGAAGCTTACCCTTGGGGGAATTTATAAGTTCATCATGGAGCGCTTTCCTTTCTACAGGGAGAACTCAAAGAAGTGGCAAAACTCCATCCGCCACAACCTCACCCTCAACGACTGTTTTGTCAAGATCCCCCGGGAGCCCGGCAGACCAGGTAAAGGCAACTACTGGACTTTAGACCCCGCAGCTGAGGACATGTTTGACAACGGGAGCTTTTTGAGGAGAAGGAAACGCTTCAAGCGCACAGATGTGAGCACCTACCCCGGGTATATGCAGAGCTCCAGTGCGTTCACCCCAACCCCGATGGGGAGGCCCTCATACCCTAACACCCTGTACGCCGGAATAGGGTCTGGTTATGGCTCACAGCTGGCAGCCACATCCCCGCATCCGGCCATGCTGCATCACTACCAGACGTCTGCTGGGGTCGGCCAAGGACAGCCGCGCATGTTCAGCATTGACAACATCATCAGCCAGCAGTCAGCGGTGCAGAGCGGCCCCGGGGGAGAGCTCAACACCCAGGCACTGGGGTTGGGCGCAGGTGACCTGGGCACCATGACCTCCAGCTGCTCGGTCACTGGTACCGACCCGTCTGCGTGCTTCCAGACCCAGACTGCCAACCCCTCAGCGAACATGCTGAGCAGAAACAGCGGGAACATCCCCTCCAACTTGGCCGCCGGGTACCCATACTCATCCTCGGCCTCTCCTCCAAATCTGCCCACCATGACCCAGTCGGGTTTCTCCCCCGGGAGCTCTCAAGTGTACTGCTCCGGGAACCGGCTGTCCCTGCCCGCCCTGCGTCCGGGCTCCTGCGCCGAGCACACGGAGCAGCTGCTGGGCCTCTCCAGCCCCATGAACTCCTACAACAACTCCTACATGAGACAAGCCAACTTTGCGTCAGGATTAGAGCGCTATAT